One window of Ziziphus jujuba cultivar Dongzao chromosome 5, ASM3175591v1 genomic DNA carries:
- the LOC107421036 gene encoding protein PLASTID MOVEMENT IMPAIRED 1, translating to MESGNSERRNSNAQLLEELEALSQSLYQSHTSATRRTASLALPRSSVPSISSNDEIGTAKIDARPNKPRRRLSLSPWRSRPKLDDENEQKDQDRAIPTKQPELKELDEKPTSAEKKGIWKWKPIRALSHIGKHKLSCLFSVEVVTAQGLPSSMNGLRLSVCVRKKETKDGAVQTMPSRVSQGAADFEETLFVRCHVYCSPSNGKQQLKFEPRPFWIYLFAVDAGELDFGRSSVDLSQLIQESIEKSREGTRVRQWDTSFNLSGKAKGGELVLKLGFQIMEKDGGIGIYSQPEERKSGKSKAFSPTFARKQSKTSFSVPSPKLSSRKEAWTPSQSGITADLQEIDDLNLDEPSVPSSSTNIHDQPKEPDPKAEDLDLPDFDVVDKGIEYQEKEDDGAESVKSVGERSITSEVVKEIVHDQVHLIRLTELDSIAQQIKALESMMGVEKPANRDEEIGSQKLDADEETVTREFIRMLEEEENNEYKFNQVEIPHLNLEGAENSKESEADVYLPDLGKNLGCAVQTRDGGYLASMNPLDTPVARKDTPKLAMQLSKPFVLLSKQSMSGFELFQNMAAVGFDELNSKILSFMSMDELMGKTAEQVAFEGIASAIIQGRNKEGASSSAARIIAAVKNMANAMSAGRKDRISTGIWNINENPLTAEEILAFSMQKIESMAIEALKIQAEIAEEEAPFDVSPLNINRGGKDYTHPLSSSVSLEEWIKKYSLTSSENEAEGNNPPETITMAVGIQLRDPLRRYEAVGGPMIALIFAKLADEKKEEDKCEEEKRFKMASLHVGGLKVRTKGKRNAWDSEKQRLTAMQWLVEYGLVKTGKKPKHVPSKGQDLLWSISSRVMADMWLKSIRNPDVKFAK from the coding sequence ATGGAAAGTGGTAATTCAGAGAGGAGGAATTCCAATGCCCAGTTGTTGGAAGAACTTGAAGCACTCAGTCAATCTCTATACCAATCCCACACTTCGGCTACTCGAAGAACAGCTTCTCTTGCTCTACCTCGAAGTTCAGTCCCTTCAATCTCATCCAACGATGAGATTGGCACAGCCAAGATTGATGCTAGACCCAACAAGCCTCGGAGACGTTTGTCACTGTCTCCATGGCGTTCTCGTCCGAAGCTTGACGACGAAAACGAGCAGAAGGATCAAGACAGGGCAATACCAACAAAGCAGCCAGAGCTCAAGGAGTTGGATGAAAAACCAACTTCAGCAGAAAAGAAAGGAATTTGGAAATGGAAGCCAATTCGTGCTCTTTCACATATAGGAAAGCATAAACTAAGCTGCTTGTTCTCTGTTGAGGTTGTCACTGCACAAGGACTACCATCTTCAATGAATGGTCTTCGGCTTTCAGTTTGCGTAAGGAAGAAGGAAACAAAAGATGGTGCAGTTCAAACAATGCCTTCAAGGGTTTCACAAGGTGCTGCTGATTTCGAAGAGACTTTGTTTGTTCGTTGCCATGTGTATTGCAGTCCAAGCAATGGAAAGCAGCAGCTGAAATTCGAGCCACGACCATTCTGGATATACTTGTTTGCTGTTGATGCTGGAGAGCTTGATTTTGGAAGGAGTTCAGTGGATTTGAGTCAGTTGATTCAGGAATCCATTGAAAAGAGCCGCGAAGGTACACGAGTTCGACAATGGGATACGAGTTTCAATCTTTCAGGGAAGGCAAAAGGAGGAGAACTTGTTCTGAAACTGGGTTTCCAGATCATGGAAAAAGATGGTGGAATTGGAATTTATAGTCAGCCTGAAGAAAGGAAATCAGGTAAATCAAAAGCTTTCTCACCTACGTTTGCCCGAAAGCAATCAAAGACATCTTTTAGTGTGCCTAGTCCTAAACTGTCTAGCAGAAAAGAAGCTTGGACTCCTTCACAATCAGGAATCACAGCGGATCTTCAAGAAATTGATGATTTGAACCTTGATGAGCCTTCAGTGCCGTCATCTTCAACAAACATTCATGACCAACCAAAAGAACCAGACCCAAAGGCTGAAGACCTTGATCTTCCAGACTTTGATGTGGTTGATAAAGGAATTGAGTatcaagaaaaagaagatgatgGAGCAGAATCGGTAAAGTCCGTTGGAGAAAGGTCAATAACAAGTGAAGTTGTTAAGGAAATTGTGCATGATCAGGTCCATCTTATAAGATTAACAGAGCTTGATTCAATTGCTCAGCAGATAAAAGCTCTTGAATCTATGATGGGGGTAGAAAAACCTGCCAATAGAGATGAAGAAATTGGATCACAGAAACTAGATGCTGATGAAGAAACAGTTACCAGAGAGTTTATCCGAATGCTtgaggaagaagaaaacaatGAATATAAGTTCAACCAAGTTGAAATTCCTCATCTAAATCTTGAAGGAGCAGAGAACTCTAAAGAGTCTGAAGCTGATGTTTACCTGCCTGACCTTGGAAAGAACTTGGGCTGTGCAGTTCAAACTAGAGATGGTGGATACTTAGCCTCCATGAATCCTCTGGATACTCCAGTGGCAAGAAAAGACACACCAAAATTGGCAATGCAATTGTCAAAACCATTTGTTCTTCTATCAAAGCAGTCAATGAGTGGGTTTGAGCTATTCCAAAACATGGCAGCTGTTGGGTTTGATGAACTGAACTCAAAAATTTTGTCTTTCATGTCCATGGATGAACTCATGGGTAAAACAGCTGAGCAGGTAGCTTTTGAAGGCATTGCTTCTGCAATCATACAAGGGAGAAACAAAGAAGGTGCAAGCTCGAGTGCTGCTCGAATAATTGCCGCAGTGAAAAACATGGCGAACGCGATGAGTGCAGGAAGGAAAGACAGGATCTCAACAGGGATTTGGAACATCAATGAAAACCCATTAACAGCAGAGGAGATTCTGGCATTCTCAATGCAGAAAATAGAGTCCATGGCAATTGAAGCTCTGAAAATCCAAGCTGAAATAGCAGAGGAAGAAGCACCATTTGATGTGTCACCCCTGAATATCAACAGGGGAGGAAAGGATTACACTCACCCACTATCTTCCTCTGTTTCATTGGAGGAATGGATTAAAAAATACAGCTTGACAAGTTCAGAAAATGAAGCAGAAGGGAATAATCCACCAGAGACTATAACAATGGCAGTGGGTATCCAGCTGAGGGATCCACTGAGAAGGTATGAGGCAGTTGGAGGACCAATGATAGCACTCATATTTGCAAAGCTTGCTGatgagaagaaggaagaagataaATGTGAAGaggaaaagagattcaaaatgGCAAGCTTGCATGTTGGGGGATTGAAGGTGAGgacaaaaggaaaaaggaatgcATGGGATAGTGAGAAGCAGAGACTGACAGCAATGCAATGGCTGGTTGAATACGGTTTGGTGAAGACAGGGAAGAAACCAAAACATGTTCCTTCAAAAGGGCAAGATCTATTGTGGAGTATCTCTTCTCGTGTAATGGCGGATATGTGGCTCAAATCCATTAGAAACCCGGATGTCAAATTTGCAAAGTGA